Below is a window of Bacillota bacterium DNA.
GCCACCGCCGCGTCCCGCTCCCCGCTGCGCTGACCTGTATATCTCTTGTATGACGTCTTCCGCGCTCCTTATATCGGAGCGCTTGGCCATGGTGTGGCGGATCATGTCCTCGGCTTCTTGCCGTTTGTAGCCGAGCTGCAGCAGCACCTCGAGGGCCTCGGCCGCCACTTCGTCCACCGGCTCGGCCTGAACCGGGGTCTCCGTCCTCGCCTTGCGCTCGCCATCGACTTCGACGCCCAGGGCGAAGCGGGCCACCTTCCCCTTGAGCTCTGCTACGATCTTGGCGGCCTTTTGTTTGCCTATGCCCGGGAGCGAACTCAGGGTCGCGATGTCTTGGTTCTCGATGGCGCGCGCGATCCTGGGCGCCGGGATAACGAGAGCCTTGAGCGCCGCTCGGGGCCCGATGCCCCCGACCGTGATGAAATGCTCGAAGAACTCCTTGTCGAGCTCGCTCAGGAACCCCACCAGCACCGGGACGGTGTTCCCGACGCCGCCCGGAGAGCCCTGGATGTAGAACACCGTCTCGAGTCTGATCTCCTCTTCGCGCCTGAGCGCAAGCTCCCGAACCGTGGAGGGGGACACCAGCACATCGTAGAAGAGGCCGCCTACCTGTATGCTCACGCGGTCCTCCTGGACGCGCACGAGTCTGCCGACGATCGCGGAGATCAAACGAACCCCTCCAACCGGGACCCCTTCGTCATAGTGTGAGTCAAGAAGTTGTAGTGACACAGCGCGAGAGCGAGCGCATCGGCAACGTGATCCGGCTCTGGAACCTCATCCAGGCCGAGCGTCACCTGAACCATCCTTTGGATCTGCTCCTTGCTTGCGGTGCCTCTGCCGGCAAGGGCCTTCTTCACCCTCGCTGGGGGGTAAGAGACGACCTCTATTCCCCTGCTGCCCGCGGCGAGAAGGATCACGCCGCGCGCGTGGCCCATGAGCACGGCGGTCCTGGGATGGCGGTAGCTCGTGTAAAGGTCTTCAACTACGACGGCGGTGGGATGGTGCTCCGACATGAGCGCCAGCACGCCTTCGAATATCTCTCTGAGGCGCACCTCAACGGGGTGGGACGAGGTCGTTCGAACTAGTCCGGCCTCGACCAAGCGCACGCGGCTGCCGGACACATCGACGACACCGTATCCGGTATCGACAAGCCCCGGGTCTATTCCGATTATCGTCGAGCTCGTGAGACCGACCCGCTGCGCGGAGCAGCCAGCATCGCGTGGCACGGCAAGCGCCTCCCGTCCACCCGATTATACCATCCGCACACACGGCTGGGCAACTGGTGTTCGGGCAAACGCTCGAAGGGCTGCGGGACCCGCCCAGGCCAGCTCAAGACCTTGAGGTCCTGCCCATCACCACTCTCACGGAGTGTTCCTTTCTCTGGGAATGCTTCTTGGGTGCTCCTGCCACAAGTCCCATCGCGGAGGTGGGGATGAACCCCATTAACTCCCCCGGCGCTCGGTACGCGGCAGTGAAGGCCCCGCGCCCGGCCTTCGCGGGCACCGGCTCGAGCTCCCGGCCGTCAAGCTCGATCCACGCGACCCCGCGGCTTACACGGTCGGGATTCTCGACACGGATGACGTAGGTGTGGCCTCGGAAAATGCGTCTTGCGGCAAATCCCGGCCACTCCCGAGGGATACACGGGTCTATGGCAAGCCCGTCATACTCCGGCCGTATCCCGAGGATCCACTGCGAGGCCGCGACGAACATCCATGACGCCGTACCTGTAAGCCAAGAGTTCTTGGCCTCTCCGAACCTCGGGCAGTCGGGGCCGGCTATCATCTGAGCGTACACGTATGGTTCAGCCCTGTGGATCTCCGATATGCGCTCACGGGCGGTAGGAAGCAGTCTGGAGTAGTAAGAATAGGCTCTGTCTCCCCTCCCCAATACGCACTCGGCTATTATGGCCCACGTATTCGGATGACAGAATATGCCTGCGTTCTCCTTGACTCCCGGGGGATAACACGTGCACGCGCCGATGGCTTCGGAAAAACGCGTGAACGCCGGTTGCTGCAGGACGATGCCGTGCGGCGTGGCGAGGTGGGTCCAGACCGAGTCCATGGCGGCGATCCCTCTTTCCCGGGGCGCTACCCCGCTCATCACTGCCCACGGTTGCGCCTCGAGGAAGATCCGTCCCTCGGAGTTTCGTGATGAGCCGACGGGCAAGCCCGAGTCGTCGAACGCCCTGATGTACCATTCGCCGTCCCACGCGTACGCGTTCACGGCAGCCGTCATCTCGCGTGCAGCCTTCGAGTACGCCTCGGCCTCCTCGTCGTCGCCCTTCAGGCGCGCGATCTCCGCCATCTCGAGCGCCGCCCGCACAAAGAGCTCGGCGATGAGCACGGACTCAGCCACCCGCCCGTCGTGCCGTGTGTTCCAGTTCAGGTTCAGGCAGTCGTTCCAGTCGGCTTCGCCGATAAGGGGTAGCCCATGAGGCCCGAGGTTAGCTAGGATGTATGACATGCACCGGCGGAGGTGCTCTTCCAGGGGAACCGGACGGGAGTCATCCGCGAACGGAGCCTCCACCGACAGGACGTCGAGGTCTCCGGTCTCTTTCACGTATTGGGCGGTGGCGATGACGAGCCACATGGGGTCGTCGTTGAATCCGCTGCCGATGTCGTTGTTGCCCTGCTTGGTCAAAGGCGAATACTGATGATATGTGTTGCCCGGCGTGAACTGAATGGAGGCGAGTTCGCGAAGGCGCGTCTTGGCGGCGCTCGGAACTTGGTGGATGGTGCCCAGGATGTCCTGGCTCCCGTCGCGGAAGCCAATGCCCCTGCTGATGCCGGACTCATAGTATGACGCGGATCGCGCGAGCTTTAGCGTGGTCAAGCACTGGTACTGGTTCCACACGTTGATCTCCCGCGCCATGTCCGAATCGGGAGTCTCAGCACGGAATCCAGCTAGGAGAATGTCCCAGTGCCGCGCGAGCTCTTCCCGGGCGGCAGCCACTGCACTGGGATCGAGGTACCGCGACATGACGGCGCGGGCTCCGGCCTTGTTCGCACGGCCGTCAGCGGTGAACTTTTCCTCAGGCTTGTTCCATGCGAGTCCCAGGACGAACAGCAAGGTCTTCCGCTCTCCCGGGGCGAGAGACACCCTCACGCAGTGCGACCCGACGGGCGCCCAACCGTGCGCCAGGGAGCCCGAGGCCCGCCCTTCCACGACGGCCTTCGGAGCGGAGAGCGTGCCGTACGGGCCGAGAAAGGCCTCGCGGTCCGTGTCGAAGCCCACGACATCGCCGCTGGTCGCGAAGAAAGCGAAGTGGTCCCTTCTCTCGCGGTACTCCGTGGTGTGATATATGACCCCGTCTTCGACTTCGACCTCACCGATGTTGAGGTTCCTCTGGAAGTTTGTCTGGTCGTCCAGGGCGTCCCACAAGCAGAACTCAACGAAGGAGAAGAGGGTGATGTCTTCGCGCCGCTCATTGCGGTTCTCTATGACAACCTGCCACACCTCGAGGGGTTCGTCGACCGGTACGAAGTAGGTGACGTCAACGGCGAGCCCACGGCGCGATGAGCTGATCGAAGTGTACCCGAGGCCGTGTCTGCACTCGTAGGAATCAAGCGGCTTTCGCACCGGTTGCCAGGTGGGAGACCAAAAGTCCCCGTCCGAGTGGCGGATGAAGACGTATCTGCCGCCTTCGTCGGTTGGAACGTTGTTGTACCGATAGCGCAAGACGCGCCTGAGCCTCGCGTCCGAGTAAAAGCTGTAGCCTCCCCCTGTATTCGAGACCAGCGCGACATAGTCGCGCGGTCCAAGGTAGTTTATCCACGGAGAGGGCGTGTCCGGGCGCTCGATCACGTACTCGCGTCTTTCGTCGTCAAAGCGTCCATACCTCATGCCGCGCGGTCCCCCCTTGGCTTCCATGACATGCTCAAGCCTTCATTGGCGGCGGGGACGCCTCGAAGGCATCCCCGCCATCGTCTCTCCCGGGCTTCGATGGGAGGGCCTATCTCTCTCGCTGGAGAGCCTCGTCGACCTTCCTCGCGGCGGCGTCGAGGTACACCTTTACGTCCTCCGCTTTGTACTTGCCGACGATGTAGTCGCTGAGGATCTTCTTGAACTCCGCGACGATAGCGTTCTCGATGTCACCCCACACGGCCAGCGGCGGATAGGCAGTGGCGTATCCCAGAGCGGTCCTGAATGTCTTCCACACCCCCGTGGAGTAGTAGGGATCGTCGTACGCCGCGATTGTCGCCGGAAGCATGTGGGAGAGGTTCTGAGTGTAGTCGACCATCCTGGCTTTCTCGAGGAGGAACTTTATCCATGCCTTGGCGGCGTCCTTGTTCTTGCTGGCCTTGAACACAACGAGGTTGCTTCCACCGGAGAAGGCCGCCCTGCCCTTGGAACCCTTGGGTGGCTCCACAATGCCGTAGTTCAGGCTCGGGTTCTCATGCTCGATGTTGGCGATGTTCCAGGGGCCCATGAAGCACATGGCGACGTTACCGTTTATGAAGGCCGCGTCAGCCTGCGGCTGGTTGTACTCGGCGCACGACTTGTCCGCAAGCCCCGTCTCCACGAGGCTCAAGTACCATCTCATGGCCTGGACGCCGGCCTCACTATTGAAGATCGCCTTCTTGGTGGAAACGTTTACGAGATCCCCGCCGTTCGCCCAAAGGACGATCGCCCAGTTGTGGATGAGATCCCAGGCGTTCGTCCCCGCCATCGCGAAAGCCTTGCCTTGGCCCAACGCCTTCGTGATGGCCTTGCCGACCGTAATGACCTCGTCATACGTCTGCGGAGGGTTCACCTTCGCAGCAGCAAACATGTCCTTGTTGTAGAACAGGCACCGTGTCTCGGCGAACCAGGGCACGCCGTAATGGCGCCCTTTGTACGTCGTGGAGTCGAGGTTGGCCTTCATGAACGCGGACGCGCCTCCGAACTCCGCGATGTCGATCTCCTCCAGCCCACCTGTCGCCGCGAATTGAGGGTTCCATGTCGTCCCCACCTGCGAGACGTCCGCTCCCTCGCCTGTGGCTATCGCGGCTGCGATGCGCGACCACGCATCGCCCCATCCTACGATCTCCCATTTGACTTTCACACCCGTCT
It encodes the following:
- a CDS encoding glycosyl transferase; this encodes MRYGRFDDERREYVIERPDTPSPWINYLGPRDYVALVSNTGGGYSFYSDARLRRVLRYRYNNVPTDEGGRYVFIRHSDGDFWSPTWQPVRKPLDSYECRHGLGYTSISSSRRGLAVDVTYFVPVDEPLEVWQVVIENRNERREDITLFSFVEFCLWDALDDQTNFQRNLNIGEVEVEDGVIYHTTEYRERRDHFAFFATSGDVVGFDTDREAFLGPYGTLSAPKAVVEGRASGSLAHGWAPVGSHCVRVSLAPGERKTLLFVLGLAWNKPEEKFTADGRANKAGARAVMSRYLDPSAVAAAREELARHWDILLAGFRAETPDSDMAREINVWNQYQCLTTLKLARSASYYESGISRGIGFRDGSQDILGTIHQVPSAAKTRLRELASIQFTPGNTYHQYSPLTKQGNNDIGSGFNDDPMWLVIATAQYVKETGDLDVLSVEAPFADDSRPVPLEEHLRRCMSYILANLGPHGLPLIGEADWNDCLNLNWNTRHDGRVAESVLIAELFVRAALEMAEIARLKGDDEEAEAYSKAAREMTAAVNAYAWDGEWYIRAFDDSGLPVGSSRNSEGRIFLEAQPWAVMSGVAPRERGIAAMDSVWTHLATPHGIVLQQPAFTRFSEAIGACTCYPPGVKENAGIFCHPNTWAIIAECVLGRGDRAYSYYSRLLPTARERISEIHRAEPYVYAQMIAGPDCPRFGEAKNSWLTGTASWMFVAASQWILGIRPEYDGLAIDPCIPREWPGFAARRIFRGHTYVIRVENPDRVSRGVAWIELDGRELEPVPAKAGRGAFTAAYRAPGELMGFIPTSAMGLVAGAPKKHSQRKEHSVRVVMGRTSRS
- a CDS encoding Holliday junction branch migration protein RuvA, which gives rise to MISAIVGRLVRVQEDRVSIQVGGLFYDVLVSPSTVRELALRREEEIRLETVFYIQGSPGGVGNTVPVLVGFLSELDKEFFEHFITVGGIGPRAALKALVIPAPRIARAIENQDIATLSSLPGIGKQKAAKIVAELKGKVARFALGVEVDGERKARTETPVQAEPVDEVAAEALEVLLQLGYKRQEAEDMIRHTMAKRSDIRSAEDVIQEIYRSAQRGAGRGGGASGSSPSGSSSDGSSGDGISGGGGSGGIGSRRSGRSGGRSGMRGGANAVSRSRGDSEG
- a CDS encoding extracellular solute-binding protein; the encoded protein is MTLRRWVLVCAVLVAMASVATASAATREITFWVMPNAPDETHTVWLDKAAQEFEAKTGVKVKWEIVGWGDAWSRIAAAIATGEGADVSQVGTTWNPQFAATGGLEEIDIAEFGGASAFMKANLDSTTYKGRHYGVPWFAETRCLFYNKDMFAAAKVNPPQTYDEVITVGKAITKALGQGKAFAMAGTNAWDLIHNWAIVLWANGGDLVNVSTKKAIFNSEAGVQAMRWYLSLVETGLADKSCAEYNQPQADAAFINGNVAMCFMGPWNIANIEHENPSLNYGIVEPPKGSKGRAAFSGGSNLVVFKASKNKDAAKAWIKFLLEKARMVDYTQNLSHMLPATIAAYDDPYYSTGVWKTFRTALGYATAYPPLAVWGDIENAIVAEFKKILSDYIVGKYKAEDVKVYLDAAARKVDEALQRER
- the ruvC gene encoding crossover junction endodeoxyribonuclease RuvC encodes the protein MPRDAGCSAQRVGLTSSTIIGIDPGLVDTGYGVVDVSGSRVRLVEAGLVRTTSSHPVEVRLREIFEGVLALMSEHHPTAVVVEDLYTSYRHPRTAVLMGHARGVILLAAGSRGIEVVSYPPARVKKALAGRGTASKEQIQRMVQVTLGLDEVPEPDHVADALALALCHYNFLTHTMTKGSRLEGFV